A genomic region of Pseudomonadota bacterium contains the following coding sequences:
- a CDS encoding MotA/TolQ/ExbB proton channel family protein produces the protein MYPLLLVSLLMWTLIAERIYTFFRLEFRDLDLAELVRRQRQGEPTAAGLGLRRRIIYFLQANLSSDRNLNRRLLDECRFKLQVGIDRHIAGIGVLAAVSPLLGLLGTVTGMITTFDVIALFGTGNARALAGGISEALITTQSGLLVAIPGIFAAALLALKARRLRQRLQESIITLKRLV, from the coding sequence ATGTATCCGTTGCTGCTGGTTTCCCTGCTCATGTGGACCCTGATCGCGGAACGGATCTACACCTTTTTCCGGCTGGAGTTTCGAGATCTGGATCTGGCCGAATTGGTCCGGCGTCAGCGCCAGGGTGAACCGACGGCAGCGGGGCTGGGGCTGCGCCGGCGGATTATTTATTTCCTGCAGGCCAACCTGAGCTCCGACCGTAATCTCAACCGCCGCCTGCTGGACGAATGCCGGTTTAAGTTGCAGGTGGGTATCGACCGGCATATCGCCGGCATCGGCGTTCTGGCCGCGGTCTCGCCGCTGCTTGGGCTTCTGGGCACGGTGACCGGCATGATCACCACTTTTGACGTCATCGCATTGTTCGGTACCGGCAACGCCCGGGCTCTGGCCGGCGGGATCTCCGAAGCCCTGATCACCACCCAAAGCGGCCTTCTGGTCGCCATCCCCGGCATCTTCGCGGCGGCCCTGCTGGCGCTTAAAGCTAGACGGCTGCGACAGCGTCTGCAGGAATCCATTATCACCTTAAAACGGTTGGTTTAG
- a CDS encoding DUF3450 family protein, producing the protein MNRKLIAYSLIILLSCLPAAPAARAADLRSVYRQVAERKAESARQKAEQSQRIRLRKEDLKQTQARLRTEVAQLERRITEQQQCLSAKQREVERLQAEQIADDELMTNLTASVRISAKQLQEILIASPFTALEPDRPERLNRILDANHFPGLDDLEVMVELFETEMEYGAQVNLAEADFFAGDGSAERGRVLLAGPFVIVRLAAEIPRLLDYNPAKRSLSLLDLDLPRGQQRILRKYLNGEEERLPLDLANGAALQQLARQKGVIERVQEGGVLVWPILLLAVAAIFISLERVVFLKRVHDNTDRTMNEVNRRAASGDWDGCRRLIEGRKTPVYNVVRAGLTARHEGREVLESVLQEAILKELPRLERALPLLNVMGAVAPLLGLLGTVTGMIGTFEVINIHGTGDPRLMSGGISVALVTTMLGLIVAIPIMLVHTFLDRRVEHIVGDMEEKSVTLINIIYRCAGERCRDCPV; encoded by the coding sequence ATGAACAGAAAACTGATCGCTTATTCCTTGATTATTTTACTGAGTTGCCTGCCGGCGGCGCCGGCGGCCCGCGCCGCCGATCTGCGGTCCGTCTACCGTCAGGTGGCGGAAAGGAAAGCGGAGAGCGCCCGGCAAAAGGCGGAGCAGAGTCAGCGTATTCGTTTACGCAAAGAGGATTTAAAACAAACGCAGGCCCGGTTGCGGACCGAGGTCGCCCAACTGGAAAGGCGGATCACCGAACAACAGCAGTGCCTGTCCGCCAAACAGCGCGAGGTCGAGCGGTTGCAAGCGGAACAGATCGCCGACGATGAGCTGATGACCAACCTGACCGCGTCGGTGAGAATCAGCGCCAAACAGTTGCAGGAGATTCTGATCGCCTCGCCCTTTACGGCTCTGGAACCGGACCGACCGGAGCGCCTCAACCGGATTCTGGACGCCAATCATTTCCCCGGTCTTGACGACCTGGAGGTGATGGTCGAACTTTTTGAAACCGAAATGGAGTATGGTGCTCAGGTTAACCTCGCCGAGGCTGACTTTTTTGCCGGGGACGGCAGCGCCGAGCGGGGCCGGGTCCTGCTGGCCGGACCCTTTGTCATCGTCCGGCTGGCCGCCGAGATTCCCCGGCTGCTGGACTATAATCCCGCCAAGCGCAGTTTGAGCCTGCTTGATCTCGACCTGCCCCGGGGGCAACAGCGGATTCTGCGGAAATATCTGAACGGCGAAGAGGAAAGGCTTCCCCTGGATCTGGCCAACGGGGCCGCCCTGCAACAATTGGCCCGACAAAAAGGGGTGATTGAACGGGTGCAGGAGGGCGGCGTTCTGGTCTGGCCGATTCTGTTGCTGGCCGTGGCCGCTATTTTTATCAGTCTGGAACGGGTCGTTTTTCTCAAACGGGTTCATGATAACACCGACCGGACCATGAACGAGGTGAACCGCCGGGCCGCGAGCGGCGATTGGGACGGTTGCCGCCGCCTGATCGAAGGTCGGAAGACCCCGGTCTATAATGTGGTCCGGGCTGGTCTTACGGCTCGTCACGAGGGCCGGGAGGTTCTTGAAAGCGTTTTGCAGGAGGCGATTCTTAAAGAACTGCCGCGTCTGGAAAGGGCCCTGCCGCTGCTCAATGTCATGGGGGCCGTGGCGCCGCTGCTCGGACTGCTGGGCACGGTGACCGGCATGATCGGCACCTTTGAGGTCATCAATATTCACGGCACCGGCGACCCGCGTCTGATGTCCGGTGGCATTTCGGTGGCCCTAGTCACCACCATGCTGGGTTTGATCGTCGCGATTCCCATCATGTTGGTGCATACCTTCCTGGACCGGCGGGTAGAGCATATCGTCGGCGACATGGAGGAAAAATCGGTGACTCTGATCAATATCATTTATCGTTGCGCCGGGGAGCGGTGTCGTGATTGCCCTGTTTGA
- a CDS encoding DUF3450 domain-containing protein gives MFVRGIEKCSEKGICLRALPDGSRVAGLRAGLGREWIQEVKLIFRIWGCLLLLGWLALAGAAGAEPSLVGMAGETLNNQQAAQKEAEEWSREERELGKEIAGLERRQAELRRRSESLELALKTEEQRLVAGQRRLVESQKLRDGLLDWLRPVCQRLAERKAQGTPFLSGERRKRFDDLDVVLSDSYTPPHEQFRRVFEALLVETEYGFSNEVYREEIVLDGRQRQVDLLRIGRLALFFRTLDQKSAGVYDPGLGGFRLLPVENVADISRAMAIVRRETAAELVSLPIGRIVKP, from the coding sequence CTGTTTGTTCGCGGAATAGAAAAATGCTCTGAGAAGGGTATTTGTTTGCGGGCGTTGCCAGACGGCAGCAGGGTTGCGGGACTAAGGGCCGGATTGGGCCGTGAGTGGATTCAGGAGGTGAAATTGATTTTCCGGATATGGGGATGCTTGTTGCTGCTGGGCTGGTTGGCGCTGGCGGGAGCGGCCGGCGCCGAGCCGTCTTTGGTCGGCATGGCCGGTGAAACCTTGAACAACCAGCAAGCGGCGCAAAAGGAAGCCGAAGAGTGGAGTCGGGAGGAAAGAGAGCTTGGCAAGGAGATTGCAGGTCTTGAGCGCCGGCAGGCGGAGTTGCGGCGGCGGTCCGAGAGTCTGGAACTGGCGCTGAAGACGGAGGAGCAACGGCTTGTCGCCGGTCAGCGCCGTCTTGTGGAGAGTCAGAAATTGCGTGATGGTTTGTTGGACTGGCTGCGGCCGGTCTGCCAGCGTCTGGCTGAAAGAAAGGCTCAGGGCACGCCCTTTTTGTCCGGGGAAAGACGGAAACGGTTCGACGATCTTGATGTCGTGCTGAGTGACTCTTATACGCCGCCGCATGAACAGTTTCGCCGGGTTTTCGAAGCCTTGCTGGTGGAGACCGAATATGGTTTTAGTAACGAGGTCTATCGCGAGGAGATTGTTCTGGATGGGCGGCAGCGGCAAGTGGATCTTCTGCGTATCGGCCGACTGGCTCTGTTTTTCCGGACCCTGGATCAAAAGTCGGCGGGTGTCTATGATCCGGGGTTGGGTGGTTTCCGCTTGCTGCCGGTCGAGAATGTCGCCGATATTTCACGGGCCATGGCCATTGTCCGTCGGGAAACGGCGGCCGAGTTGGTGAGTCTGCCGATTGGAAGGATTGTCAAACCATGA